A window of Microcystis aeruginosa FD4 contains these coding sequences:
- a CDS encoding transposase, whose protein sequence is MDWTKIPESLEKELKRITASAKTKKRFADKLYKVWLLRGEEVWILIHIEIQSQYEENFPQRMYIYNYRAFDLYQKPVISLAILGDERVNLRPDSYNYTIAGCELTLKFPTVKLLEYEEKWSELEASSNPFAIIVMAHLKTKATTRNLPEREQWKWRLIRGLYEKEFEREQIIKLFEIIDNMMTLSSELQSSLESKIKQFEEERTMPLLSNMELRGIERGKEIGVLEKSRDAIKTVLTVRFGQISSEIEEIIGKMTNPTILEELLKLAATTNSLAEFKQSLAKIQS, encoded by the coding sequence ATTGATTGGACAAAAATTCCCGAATCCCTAGAAAAAGAACTCAAACGGATTACCGCTTCAGCAAAGACAAAAAAACGTTTCGCTGACAAACTCTATAAAGTTTGGTTACTCAGGGGTGAAGAAGTCTGGATTTTGATTCATATTGAAATTCAAAGTCAATACGAAGAAAATTTCCCTCAGAGGATGTATATTTATAACTATCGGGCCTTTGATTTGTATCAGAAACCAGTTATCAGTCTCGCTATATTAGGAGATGAACGAGTAAATTTGCGACCAGACTCCTATAATTATACTATCGCCGGCTGTGAATTGACTCTGAAATTCCCAACAGTCAAATTACTGGAATATGAGGAAAAATGGTCAGAACTAGAAGCAAGTAGTAATCCCTTTGCTATAATAGTGATGGCACACCTGAAAACAAAAGCGACTACTAGGAACCTGCCAGAACGGGAACAGTGGAAGTGGAGGTTAATCAGGGGATTATATGAAAAGGAGTTCGAGAGGGAACAGATAATTAAACTGTTTGAAATCATCGACAATATGATGACTTTATCCTCTGAATTACAGTCAAGTTTAGAAAGTAAAATTAAACAATTTGAGGAGGAAAGAACCATGCCTTTATTAAGTAATATGGAGTTACGAGGAATAGAACGTGGTAAGGAAATTGGGGTGCTAGAAAAAAGCCGCGATGCCATAAAAACAGTTTTAACTGTGCGGTTTGGACAGATTTCTTCAGAAATTGAAGAGATAATCGGCAAAATGACTAACCCTACTATCTTAGAAGAGCTACTAAAATTAGCAGCTACCACTAATTCTCTCGCAGAATTTAAGCAGTCTTTGGCAAAAATCCAATCCTAG
- a CDS encoding DUF4347 domain-containing protein has product MKLGRGLKINHILLYGCQVAAGDAGTEFINKLSQITGAKIAASSRRVGNAALAGS; this is encoded by the coding sequence ATTAAATTAGGTCGAGGTCTAAAGATTAATCATATTCTACTGTACGGTTGTCAGGTCGCTGCGGGAGATGCGGGGACAGAGTTTATTAATAAATTGTCGCAAATTACTGGAGCGAAAATAGCGGCTTCCAGCAGACGGGTAGGAAATGCAGCCTTGGCAGGAAGTTAG
- the mtnB gene encoding methylthioribulose 1-phosphate dehydratase, which translates to MSDPRLSLVAAARRFYQLGWMLGTAGNLSAKVDDHSFWITASGKSKGKLTEEDFVRMDLTGKVRELAHRDNRPSAETSIHQVIYCLFPQAQACYHVHSVEANLVSRFAREDKLSLPPLEMLKGLGIWVENPQVFMPVFANYLDVPKIAAEIESRLSTFPPEIPALLISYHGVTVWGESLETTENYLEIVEYIFRYLVAAYQVKPC; encoded by the coding sequence ATGAGTGATCCTCGTCTATCTCTAGTGGCAGCTGCCCGAAGATTTTATCAACTGGGTTGGATGCTTGGCACGGCAGGTAATTTGTCCGCTAAAGTTGATGATCATAGTTTTTGGATTACTGCCAGTGGTAAAAGTAAAGGTAAACTCACAGAAGAGGATTTTGTGCGCATGGATCTGACGGGAAAAGTCAGAGAATTAGCTCATCGGGATAATCGTCCTTCCGCAGAAACTAGCATTCATCAGGTGATTTATTGCCTCTTTCCCCAAGCACAAGCTTGTTATCATGTTCACTCGGTGGAAGCGAATTTAGTTTCCCGTTTTGCTCGCGAGGATAAGTTATCGTTACCCCCCTTAGAAATGTTGAAAGGTTTAGGTATTTGGGTAGAAAATCCTCAAGTATTTATGCCAGTTTTTGCTAACTATCTCGATGTGCCGAAAATTGCCGCAGAAATAGAAAGTAGATTGTCAACTTTTCCCCCAGAAATTCCCGCTTTACTGATTTCTTACCATGGTGTGACGGTGTGGGGTGAGTCTCTAGAAACTACCGAGAATTATTTAGAGATAGTCGAGTATATTTTTCGCTATCTAGTGGCAGCCTATCAAGTAAAACCTTGTTAA
- a CDS encoding DUF4351 domain-containing protein codes for MTNNIDHDRLFKELISTFFIEFIELFFPQLMDYLDRDSITFLDKEVFTDVTEGERHESDLVAQVRFRGKESFFLIHVEAQESSRKWFNRRMFTYFARFHEKFVLPIYPIVIFSYSKPKREAISQYVVDFPDLKVLEFNYQVVQLNRLNWRDFLNQPNPVASALMAKMNIAEKERAKVKAECLRLLITLRLDAARMQLISGFIDTYLNLNPVEERQFQEEISTFSQPVQEGVMQITTSWMRQGIEQGIEQGIEQGIEQGIEQGIEQGIEREKTLIIRQLKRKLGEINPSLETKIMELSIDDVEVLGEALFDFSTVEDLINWLNTLTA; via the coding sequence ATGACTAATAATATTGACCATGATCGCTTATTTAAGGAGTTAATCTCCACCTTTTTTATCGAATTTATTGAGTTGTTTTTCCCTCAATTGATGGATTATTTAGATAGGGACTCGATTACTTTTTTAGACAAAGAAGTATTTACCGATGTCACGGAAGGAGAAAGACATGAAAGCGATTTAGTCGCACAAGTTAGGTTTCGAGGAAAAGAATCTTTTTTTCTGATTCATGTAGAGGCACAGGAAAGTTCTCGAAAATGGTTTAACCGGCGAATGTTTACTTATTTTGCTCGCTTTCATGAGAAATTTGTCTTACCGATTTATCCGATTGTAATTTTTTCTTATTCAAAGCCAAAAAGAGAAGCGATTAGTCAATATGTAGTCGATTTTCCTGATTTAAAAGTCTTAGAATTTAATTATCAAGTAGTGCAGTTAAATCGATTAAATTGGCGAGATTTTCTCAATCAACCGAATCCGGTTGCTTCAGCTTTGATGGCGAAGATGAACATTGCCGAGAAAGAGCGAGCTAAGGTAAAAGCGGAATGTCTGCGCTTGTTAATTACTTTAAGGTTAGATGCGGCGAGAATGCAATTAATTTCCGGATTTATTGATACATATCTCAATCTAAATCCAGTGGAAGAGAGACAATTTCAAGAAGAGATTAGCACATTTAGTCAACCCGTACAGGAGGGAGTTATGCAAATTACCACCAGTTGGATGCGTCAAGGTATCGAACAAGGTATTGAACAAGGTATTGAACAAGGTATCGAACAAGGTATTGAACAAGGTATCGAACAAGGTATTGAACGGGAAAAGACATTGATTATTCGTCAACTTAAACGCAAGTTAGGGGAGATTAATCCTTCATTGGAAACTAAAATCATGGAGTTAAGTATTGATGATGTCGAAGTATTAGGAGAAGCTTTATTCGATTTCTCCACGGTTGAAGATTTAATCAATTGGTTAAATACTTTAACTGCCTAG
- a CDS encoding TM0106 family RecB-like putative nuclease codes for MLLTDDLLLDYQRCQRRGFLNLYGNSQEKDPERDFLLKLRQESQSHVKKVLQDSYPDYCSLTTPSTDILAAARETEALMGQGVPCIYHGVLLQSGYPVSLTGSPHLLIKQAGESKFGDWIYYPLNIQLGRRPKPEYKMLATFYAYLLASMQGVFPNYAEIVLRRHNRYRVELNLWLTKLEEIIKKFGEMVINHQEPEVFISRQRCSLCHWYSHCYGIAQASQHLSLVPGVTPSRYQFLQSLGVSTMESLALTCPTRMGEGMGLEVANQLQLQAQAIIENRAFRKSNGKTAYLSPLPRAEIEFYFDIEAEPEQNLDYLLGVLRVDHRVNTQQFYPFLAEKPEDEGRIWQEFLTLVMQDYQAPIFHFSEYEVETIKRLGYLYKTPSSLINQLVSRCFDLHYHVVNSVTFPVESYSLKSLANWIGFQWRDRGVSGDQCVWWYDQWLKTGDRTLLAAILRYNEDDCRATFILKDWLLTYPTP; via the coding sequence ATGCTACTGACCGATGATCTACTTCTAGACTACCAACGTTGTCAACGCCGTGGGTTTTTAAATCTCTACGGCAATAGCCAAGAAAAAGACCCTGAGCGAGATTTTTTGCTTAAATTGCGCCAGGAGAGTCAAAGTCACGTTAAAAAAGTCCTGCAAGACTCCTATCCCGATTATTGTTCCCTGACTACTCCCAGCACCGATATTTTAGCCGCCGCTAGGGAAACGGAAGCTTTGATGGGTCAGGGTGTCCCCTGTATTTATCACGGAGTCCTTTTACAATCTGGCTATCCCGTCTCTTTAACCGGTTCCCCGCATTTATTAATTAAACAGGCAGGAGAGTCGAAATTTGGCGATTGGATTTATTATCCCCTCAATATTCAACTCGGTCGCCGTCCTAAGCCTGAATATAAAATGCTGGCTACTTTTTACGCCTATTTATTAGCCAGTATGCAGGGAGTTTTTCCCAATTACGCAGAAATTGTCCTACGTCGTCATAATCGCTATCGAGTGGAATTGAATCTCTGGTTAACTAAACTAGAGGAAATAATCAAAAAGTTCGGCGAAATGGTGATTAATCACCAAGAACCAGAAGTTTTTATCTCGCGTCAGCGTTGCAGTTTATGTCATTGGTATAGTCACTGTTATGGTATCGCCCAAGCGAGTCAACATCTTTCTTTAGTCCCGGGGGTGACTCCCAGTCGTTACCAATTTTTACAGTCTTTGGGGGTTTCCACCATGGAATCCCTGGCGCTTACCTGTCCTACCCGTATGGGGGAGGGGATGGGGTTAGAGGTGGCTAATCAGTTACAATTACAGGCCCAAGCAATTATTGAAAATCGGGCCTTTCGCAAAAGCAACGGCAAAACTGCTTATTTGTCCCCCCTACCGAGGGCCGAGATTGAATTTTATTTTGACATCGAAGCGGAACCAGAACAGAATTTAGATTATCTTTTGGGGGTTTTACGGGTTGACCATCGAGTTAATACCCAGCAATTTTATCCCTTTTTGGCAGAAAAGCCAGAAGATGAAGGCAGGATTTGGCAGGAATTCTTAACCTTAGTCATGCAGGATTATCAAGCACCAATTTTTCACTTTTCTGAGTACGAAGTGGAAACAATTAAGCGATTAGGTTATCTTTATAAAACTCCTTCTTCTTTGATTAATCAGTTAGTTTCTCGCTGTTTTGATCTGCACTATCATGTAGTTAACTCGGTAACTTTTCCCGTGGAAAGTTATTCTTTAAAATCCCTCGCTAACTGGATTGGCTTTCAATGGCGCGATCGAGGAGTAAGCGGGGATCAATGCGTTTGGTGGTATGACCAGTGGTTAAAAACAGGAGATCGGACTTTATTGGCGGCTATTTTACGTTACAATGAGGATGATTGTCGCGCCACCTTTATACTAAAAGATTGGCTTTTGACATACCCCACGCCGTAA
- a CDS encoding aminotransferase class V-fold PLP-dependent enzyme produces MQNLDENSLDFAVSKPDLAEQRQEFRGLSNKVYFNFGGQGTLPKAGLEAIIDAHNFLQQKGPFSGRVNDWITKKTELLRQEMAQELGISPSTLSITEDVTVGCNIALWGVDWQAGEHILLTDCEHPGIIATVREIARRYHLEISTCPIRETLNGGNPIEVISAHLRPKTRVLVVSHVLWNTGQVLPLKEISQLCHDNSVTEKPVLVVVDAAQSVGCLPLDLSATGADCYAFTGHKWWCGPAGVGGLYIRPEIFSSLQPTFIGWRSIETDKQGQPIGWKPDARRFEVATSAYPQFEGLRATIAVHNAWGDGGQRYEKICQLAAYLWEELKTIKGVKCLKNSPPESGLVSFQIDSAITPQKLVQQLEKQGFLLRTLLDPLCVRACVHYFTLPSEIEQLVAAIKKLV; encoded by the coding sequence ATGCAGAATTTAGACGAAAATAGCCTCGATTTCGCCGTTAGTAAACCGGATTTAGCCGAACAAAGACAGGAATTTCGGGGACTTAGTAATAAAGTTTATTTTAATTTCGGTGGTCAGGGAACCTTGCCCAAGGCCGGATTAGAAGCGATTATCGATGCTCATAATTTTCTCCAACAAAAGGGGCCTTTTTCAGGACGGGTAAACGATTGGATTACAAAAAAAACGGAACTTCTACGGCAAGAAATGGCTCAGGAGTTGGGAATCAGCCCCAGCACTCTCTCTATCACCGAGGATGTCACTGTAGGCTGTAATATCGCCCTCTGGGGAGTTGATTGGCAAGCGGGGGAACATATTTTACTAACCGATTGTGAACACCCCGGAATTATCGCCACAGTTCGGGAAATTGCCCGTCGTTATCATCTGGAAATCTCCACTTGTCCTATTCGGGAAACTTTAAACGGCGGCAACCCGATAGAAGTCATTTCCGCTCATTTACGGCCAAAAACTAGGGTTTTGGTGGTCAGTCATGTTCTCTGGAATACTGGACAGGTTTTACCCCTCAAGGAAATCTCCCAGCTTTGTCATGATAATTCTGTCACCGAAAAACCCGTTTTAGTGGTGGTGGATGCTGCCCAATCCGTGGGTTGTTTGCCCTTGGATTTAAGCGCTACTGGGGCCGATTGTTATGCTTTTACGGGTCATAAATGGTGGTGTGGACCGGCCGGTGTGGGAGGATTGTATATTCGTCCCGAAATTTTCTCTAGTTTACAGCCCACTTTTATCGGTTGGCGCAGTATTGAAACAGATAAGCAAGGACAGCCTATCGGTTGGAAACCGGATGCCAGACGCTTTGAAGTGGCCACTTCTGCCTATCCTCAATTTGAGGGTTTAAGGGCAACTATTGCGGTACATAACGCCTGGGGTGATGGGGGACAAAGATACGAAAAAATCTGTCAATTAGCGGCTTATCTCTGGGAAGAATTAAAGACGATTAAAGGGGTGAAATGTTTAAAAAATTCTCCACCGGAATCTGGTTTAGTTTCTTTTCAAATTGACTCGGCCATCACCCCACAAAAGTTGGTGCAACAGCTAGAAAAACAAGGGTTTTTACTGCGAACTCTCCTCGACCCCCTCTGCGTGCGTGCCTGTGTCCATTATTTCACTTTGCCCTCAGAAATCGAGCAGTTAGTAGCAGCTATCAAAAAGTTAGTTTAA
- a CDS encoding Calx-beta domain-containing protein, protein MTPTLLPSLPAIYDVLFYFAQSDGFWANLETAFGTNYDVVKATELRNQWQSRNFSQLPPIEVLSDEVLGTAKGAYAVSTNKIYLSESFLNVASSESLVKVILEEIGHYVDAQINPVDSAGDEGEYFAKVVLNQPLTEAEITRLKTENDQAVVVIDGQSVQIEQAITLVGSYDTPGYARDVQVVGNYAYVADFFSGLQIIDISNPAAPTFKGNYNTSGLAVGVQVVGNYAYVADSSSGLLIIDISNPATPTLKGNYDTSGYANDVQVVGSYAYVADEGSGLQIIDISNPAAPTLKGNYDTSGNAWDVQIVGNYAYVADAYSGLQIIDISNPATPTLKGNYNTSYAYDVQVVGNYAYVADDYSGLQIIDISNPAAPTLKGNYDTSGYAWDVQVVGNYAYVADGLSGLQIIDISNPAAPTLKGNYDTSGYALDVQIVGNYAYVADGGDGLQILDVSEFTNPSTSTITLAVSPTSVTEDGTTNLVYTFTRSGVTTNALTVNYTLGGTATLNTDYTRTGTTNTVTFAAGSSTATVTVDPTADTTVESDETVILTLATGTGYTVGTPNAATGTITNDDISVTPIEAFGNTKLVKDATNKLYAQIGNNNPIAIKNGGTQITTNIYPGWQTLAAETVNGVNQVLWKYNDGNYLHLWSLDNNWNWQSSTGWWGLNSSEAFTQETNFQQDFNSDGVIGQPFTPIETFGNTKLVKDATNKLYAQIGNNNPIAIKNGGTQITTNIYPGWQTLAAETVNGVNQVLWKYNDGNYLHLWSLDNNWNWQSSTGWWGLNSSEAFTQETNFQQDFNGDNKIGNPLPIIGSSNDDIITGTLNNDILVGGLGNDTITGGAGSDRFTFNNRNEGIDTITDFLSSQGDKIALSAAGFGGGLAAGVAITAAQFVLGTTALNASNRLIYNTITGGLFFDGDGTGTLAAIQIATLSSKPTLTVSDILVLV, encoded by the coding sequence ATGACTCCTACCCTGTTGCCGAGCCTTCCTGCTATTTACGATGTTTTGTTCTATTTCGCTCAATCTGATGGCTTTTGGGCGAATTTAGAAACAGCTTTTGGGACAAATTATGATGTGGTTAAGGCGACAGAATTACGAAATCAGTGGCAAAGTCGCAATTTCAGTCAACTTCCCCCAATTGAGGTACTTAGTGATGAAGTTTTAGGGACAGCGAAGGGTGCTTATGCGGTTAGCACTAATAAAATTTATTTATCAGAGTCTTTTTTGAATGTTGCTTCCTCAGAATCGCTAGTTAAGGTAATTTTAGAGGAAATTGGGCATTATGTGGATGCTCAAATTAATCCGGTGGATAGCGCGGGAGATGAGGGTGAATATTTTGCTAAGGTGGTATTAAATCAACCGTTGACTGAAGCAGAAATTACCCGCTTAAAAACGGAAAATGACCAGGCTGTGGTGGTGATTGATGGACAATCAGTACAGATTGAACAGGCTATTACTTTAGTCGGGAGTTATGATACTCCTGGCTATGCTAGGGATGTGCAAGTAGTGGGTAACTATGCTTACGTAGCTGATTTTTTTTCAGGACTGCAAATCATCGACATCAGCAACCCCGCTGCACCTACTTTTAAGGGTAATTATAATACTTCTGGCTTGGCTGTTGGTGTGCAAGTAGTCGGTAACTATGCTTACGTGGCTGATAGTAGTTCAGGACTGCTAATCATCGACATCAGCAACCCCGCAACACCTACTCTTAAGGGTAATTATGATACTTCTGGCTATGCTAATGATGTGCAAGTAGTCGGTAGCTATGCTTACGTAGCTGATGAGGGTTCAGGACTGCAAATCATCGACATCAGCAACCCCGCTGCACCTACTCTTAAGGGTAATTATGATACTTCTGGCAATGCTTGGGATGTGCAAATAGTGGGTAACTATGCTTACGTAGCTGATGCTTATTCAGGACTGCAAATCATCGACATCAGCAACCCCGCTACACCTACTCTTAAGGGTAATTATAATACTTCTTATGCTTATGATGTGCAAGTAGTCGGTAACTATGCTTACGTAGCTGATGATTATTCAGGACTGCAAATCATCGACATCAGCAACCCCGCTGCACCTACTCTTAAGGGTAATTATGATACTTCTGGCTATGCTTGGGATGTGCAAGTAGTGGGTAACTATGCTTACGTAGCTGATGGTCTTTCAGGACTGCAAATCATCGACATCAGCAACCCCGCTGCACCTACTCTTAAGGGTAATTATGATACTTCTGGCTATGCTTTGGATGTGCAAATAGTGGGTAACTATGCTTACGTAGCTGATGGTGGAGATGGCTTGCAGATTCTTGATGTGAGTGAGTTTACTAACCCATCTACTTCGACTATTACCCTTGCTGTTTCTCCCACAAGTGTCACCGAAGACGGAACAACTAACTTAGTCTATACCTTCACCCGTTCTGGTGTAACAACAAATGCTTTAACCGTCAATTACACCCTCGGAGGGACAGCGACTCTTAATACCGACTACACTCGTACAGGGACTACCAATACAGTCACCTTCGCAGCCGGTTCATCCACTGCGACTGTAACAGTTGACCCCACTGCTGACACAACTGTTGAATCTGATGAAACCGTCATTTTAACCCTTGCGACCGGGACAGGTTATACCGTAGGTACTCCTAACGCAGCTACGGGGACAATCACCAATGATGATATCAGTGTCACCCCAATCGAAGCTTTCGGTAACACCAAATTAGTCAAAGACGCAACTAACAAACTTTACGCTCAAATTGGTAATAATAACCCCATCGCCATCAAAAATGGGGGGACTCAGATTACCACAAATATCTATCCGGGTTGGCAAACTCTAGCAGCAGAAACCGTCAATGGTGTCAATCAAGTTTTATGGAAGTATAACGATGGAAACTACCTCCATCTGTGGAGTTTAGATAATAATTGGAATTGGCAATCTTCCACTGGATGGTGGGGATTAAACTCATCGGAAGCTTTTACTCAAGAAACCAACTTCCAACAAGACTTTAATAGTGATGGAGTCATTGGTCAACCCTTCACCCCAATCGAAACTTTCGGTAACACCAAATTAGTCAAAGACGCGACTAACAAACTTTACGCTCAAATTGGTAATAATAACCCCATCGCCATCAAAAATGGGGGGACTCAAATTACCACAAATATCTACCCAGGTTGGCAAACTTTGGCTGCTGAAACCGTCAACGGAGTCAATCAAGTTTTGTGGAAATATAACGATGGTAATTATCTGCATCTGTGGAGTTTAGATAATAATTGGAATTGGCAATCTTCCACTGGATGGTGGGGATTAAACTCATCGGAAGCTTTTACTCAAGAAACCAATTTCCAACAAGATTTTAACGGTGATAATAAGATTGGTAATCCCTTACCCATTATCGGGTCATCAAACGATGATATTATCACCGGTACTTTGAACAATGATATTCTAGTTGGTGGCTTAGGTAATGATACCATAACAGGGGGTGCAGGTAGCGATCGCTTCACCTTTAACAACCGCAATGAAGGGATTGACACAATTACTGATTTTCTCTCCAGTCAGGGGGATAAAATTGCTCTCTCTGCTGCGGGTTTTGGCGGTGGTTTAGCCGCAGGAGTTGCGATTACAGCCGCTCAATTTGTATTAGGAACAACTGCATTAAATGCCAGCAATCGCTTAATTTATAATACAATCACTGGAGGACTATTCTTTGATGGGGACGGGACAGGTACACTAGCAGCCATTCAAATTGCAACTCTTAGTTCTAAACCCACTCTTACCGTCTCTGATATACTTGTATTAGTTTAA